From a region of the Candidatus Cloacimonas sp. genome:
- the purE gene encoding 5-(carboxyamino)imidazole ribonucleotide mutase → MPPKIRIIIGSKSDLDKIAPAREILDRFDVSYDLHISSAHRNPENTIALAQNAKAEGIEIIIAGAGMAAHLPGIIAAHTTLPVIGIPFISGALNGLDSLFSIVQMPSGVPVACMAINGAKNAALFAIQILALKDKELEKKFSDYKAGLKA, encoded by the coding sequence ATGCCTCCAAAAATCCGTATAATTATCGGTAGCAAAAGTGATCTGGATAAAATTGCTCCTGCCAGGGAAATACTGGACCGGTTTGATGTCTCTTATGACCTGCATATTTCTTCAGCTCACCGTAATCCTGAAAATACAATTGCCCTTGCTCAAAATGCAAAAGCGGAAGGAATAGAAATTATCATTGCCGGAGCAGGTATGGCTGCTCATTTACCGGGCATCATTGCAGCTCATACAACTCTACCGGTTATAGGAATTCCTTTTATTTCCGGTGCCTTGAACGGTTTGGATTCTCTATTTTCCATCGTGCAAATGCCTTCTGGAGTGCCAGTTGCGTGTATGGCAATTAACGGAGCCAAAAATGCAGCCCTGTTTGCAATCCAGATATTAGCGTTGAAAGATAAAGAGCTGGAGAAGAAGTTTTCGGATTATAAAGCCGGGTTGAAAGCTTAG
- a CDS encoding TaqI-like C-terminal specificity domain-containing protein — MKEISEEQRSDELLAKQEKTLMDYNLHQSIVNNDLRDIKRDSGMFFTPEWIVDFMVNLIDDTNYVEKEDIKILEPACGLAQFLLGVKRNKPSLFNQAELFGVEINQDIINYVSNLNIVKAIDLYRADYLLWQTRSYFDLIIGNPPYGIPSLSEHYTIKTHPATKEKYKKLFATWFGKYNVYGAFIEKSIKLLKDNGQLIFIVPPTFMILDEFKKLRVFLSQNGRTEIIYLGADIFKPEADVSSVVLNFIKSDKYISRLELKEFQDNRIRTLKSNFHWKGEVVKFDTDYTQKLESLCPYRLGDIYNIRISPRTPEIKRSNIIVKETVPGENEYLPLLNGKNLKCNRINYNNLTGYWVKKQDVTKIRMSFGYPHIVMGLGFRENGKVAAALDEKCYPWMGDVYHLIREENLFNCHFDLEPEDVVAYLNSDYVKKYVKDTYREITYHLSITQLKNLPLPNAEAWQLIKKENLCE; from the coding sequence ATGAAAGAAATAAGTGAAGAGCAAAGATCAGATGAATTGTTAGCTAAACAAGAAAAGACGCTAATGGACTATAATCTTCATCAATCTATAGTAAATAACGATCTTCGGGATATCAAGCGAGATTCCGGAATGTTCTTTACTCCGGAATGGATTGTGGATTTTATGGTTAACCTGATTGATGATACCAATTATGTTGAAAAGGAAGACATTAAGATTTTGGAACCTGCCTGTGGTTTAGCCCAGTTTTTATTAGGAGTAAAGAGAAATAAACCTTCACTATTCAATCAGGCAGAACTCTTTGGAGTAGAAATCAATCAGGATATCATCAATTATGTATCTAATTTGAACATTGTAAAGGCAATTGATTTGTATCGAGCTGATTATCTTTTATGGCAAACCCGGTCATATTTTGATTTAATTATTGGTAATCCGCCGTATGGTATTCCCAGTTTATCTGAACACTACACGATAAAAACACATCCTGCAACCAAGGAGAAATATAAAAAACTTTTTGCAACCTGGTTTGGGAAGTATAATGTTTATGGGGCTTTTATAGAAAAATCAATCAAATTGCTTAAAGATAACGGCCAATTGATATTTATTGTTCCCCCAACTTTTATGATTCTGGATGAATTTAAAAAACTCCGGGTGTTTTTATCGCAAAACGGGAGAACGGAAATAATCTATTTGGGGGCTGATATATTTAAACCGGAAGCTGATGTTTCCTCGGTAGTATTAAATTTTATTAAGTCCGATAAATACATCTCCCGATTGGAATTGAAAGAATTTCAGGATAATAGAATAAGGACGCTAAAAAGTAATTTTCACTGGAAAGGTGAAGTTGTTAAGTTTGATACGGATTATACTCAGAAATTGGAAAGCTTATGTCCCTATAGGTTAGGAGATATTTACAATATTAGAATTTCTCCCCGAACTCCTGAAATAAAAAGAAGTAACATAATAGTGAAAGAAACAGTGCCCGGTGAAAATGAATATCTTCCTTTATTAAACGGAAAAAATCTGAAATGTAATAGAATAAATTATAACAATCTTACTGGTTATTGGGTAAAAAAGCAAGATGTAACCAAAATCAGAATGTCTTTTGGCTACCCTCATATCGTAATGGGATTGGGCTTTAGAGAAAATGGCAAAGTTGCCGCTGCTTTAGATGAAAAATGTTATCCCTGGATGGGCGATGTTTATCATCTTATAAGAGAAGAAAACTTATTTAACTGCCATTTTGATTTGGAACCAGAAGATGTTGTTGCCTACTTAAATTCTGATTATGTAAAAAAGTATGTAAAAGACACCTACCGGGAAATTACTTATCATCTTAGTATTACTCAGCTAAAGAATTTGCCTCTTCCGAATGCAGAAGCTTGGCAACTTATTAAAAAGGAGAACCTTTGTGAGTGA
- a CDS encoding pseudouridine synthase, with amino-acid sequence MKNSSPNSIKPSSKTVLRDGKTLRLNRYIADCGQGSRRKVEEFITSGRIKVNGILVKDLSQRVNPAEDKVTLDGKPIHPQKEKYYLILNKPRGYIVSQSDELGRKTVYSLLPPKGKQLAYAGRLDKDSEGLLLFTNDTAMINLLTRPENKVDKVYKVDINRRLNNAELNLLRNGVEIEGGKTLPAGIYVKAQSPDSMSLKVVITEGRKRQIRQMIEAIGAKVTYLKRLQFGPIKLKDLPVGKWRLLEPAEVKALLYLKKDKNR; translated from the coding sequence TTGAAGAACTCATCTCCAAACTCTATAAAACCATCCTCCAAAACAGTATTGAGGGATGGTAAAACCCTTCGTCTGAATCGTTATATTGCTGATTGCGGACAAGGCAGCAGAAGAAAAGTAGAAGAATTCATCACTTCCGGCAGAATTAAAGTTAACGGCATTTTGGTGAAAGACCTCAGCCAGCGTGTAAATCCTGCGGAAGATAAAGTAACTTTGGACGGAAAACCGATCCACCCGCAAAAAGAAAAATATTACCTAATTCTTAATAAACCCCGCGGTTATATTGTTTCCCAAAGTGATGAACTGGGTAGAAAAACGGTTTATTCACTTTTACCACCCAAAGGAAAACAGCTGGCTTATGCTGGCCGACTGGATAAAGATAGTGAAGGGCTTTTGCTTTTTACTAATGACACAGCTATGATAAATTTATTAACGCGTCCTGAAAATAAAGTGGATAAGGTTTATAAAGTAGATATCAACCGTCGGCTAAACAATGCGGAACTAAATCTGCTTCGTAACGGAGTAGAAATTGAAGGGGGAAAAACACTTCCTGCCGGAATTTATGTAAAAGCGCAAAGTCCTGACAGTATGAGCTTAAAAGTAGTAATCACCGAAGGCAGGAAAAGACAAATCCGCCAAATGATAGAAGCAATTGGGGCAAAGGTTACTTATTTAAAACGCCTTCAGTTCGGTCCCATAAAACTGAAAGACCTTCCTGTTGGTAAATGGCGTCTATTAGAACCAGCGGAAGTAAAAGCGCTATTATACTTGAAAAAGGATAAAAATAGATGA
- a CDS encoding cob(I)yrinic acid a,c-diamide adenosyltransferase, producing MSIVTKSGDSGKTSLFSGEKVFKDDPRVQAYGTLDELNSWIGECKNYLSDPRQKENLLEIQKTLFRCMGQLATKKGTYPQPITNKDVDNITELVYSLEKNLHLKGFVIPGGNTVSAKLDICRTVARRAERRIISLSRQENIAPELLSYVNRLSDFLFVLARTEDNQS from the coding sequence ATGAGCATTGTAACAAAAAGCGGAGATAGCGGAAAAACATCTCTATTCTCCGGAGAAAAGGTATTTAAAGATGACCCGCGCGTTCAGGCATACGGAACCCTGGATGAATTAAATTCCTGGATTGGAGAATGCAAAAATTATCTTTCCGACCCGAGGCAAAAAGAAAACCTGCTGGAGATACAAAAGACCCTTTTTCGCTGTATGGGGCAATTGGCTACAAAAAAAGGGACTTATCCCCAGCCAATTACAAATAAGGATGTTGATAATATTACGGAGCTTGTTTATTCTCTGGAAAAAAACCTGCATCTCAAAGGTTTTGTTATTCCCGGAGGAAATACTGTTTCGGCAAAACTTGATATCTGTAGAACCGTTGCCAGAAGAGCAGAACGCAGAATTATTTCGCTATCCAGGCAAGAAAATATTGCTCCCGAACTGCTTAGTTATGTAAACCGCTTATCCGATTTCTTATTTGTTTTGGCAAGAACAGAGGACAACCAATCTTAA
- a CDS encoding DNA translocase FtsK, translating to MANKQQRKGNNTRRQKKVSPLTKRIISGIVCLLSILIIIALNMGYNSIKNDMDTLAAGGNIFSWFKEGNSTTDNPIGIFGIVCGYVFIYLFGFWFSLIGLNIIAVMSLLYFLAPEADKYRKKGYALMIIMFLLQVLLVSGQQEYFHSIVPLFVYRILAAVFSGAGAKIILIGAVVLTAVMLIEYERLKRWILSAVENWQQQKEKKPKAAKPTITANNINPAPQEAEETIPVIQNHNRSVPVPEPLFEEVVKLPKEKKPKPSSKEEDTDREYQLPVIDEFLESPIKLSERERKEIENQIISTSQILKSKLAEFGIEAEVKNVNIGPIITQYELEPAKGIKVSRFTSLADDLALAIKAKSIRVQAPIPGRGLIGIEIPNLARDMIYLKDLLLSEQMRQTTSKLAFGLGKDIAGKPIVADLAKMPHLLIAGATGSGKSVCINTIIMSLIMRTKPDDLRLILIDPKRVELAGYNELPHLIGQVVTDADTALETFIWAVREMERRYEILQEAKVRDIIGYNEKCSEEEGLEPLPFIVIIVDEFADLIMTSGKDIELPITRLAQMARAVGMHLILATQRPSIKVITGIIKANFPARIAFQVSSRVDSRVILDMIGAERLLGNGDMLFLPPGKALPERIHGAFVSDVEIARVCNFLATQPKPTQDFSLTMEENESPGFFDYDDDLFPEAAKVIVTTGTASVSMLQRHFKIGYARAGRLIDLLERARIIGPHLGSKSRDVLATREDLIRIGVIDEER from the coding sequence TTGGCAAATAAGCAGCAACGCAAAGGAAACAACACCAGAAGGCAAAAAAAGGTAAGCCCGCTAACCAAAAGGATTATCAGCGGAATAGTATGTTTGCTGTCCATTTTAATTATTATAGCTCTTAATATGGGTTATAATTCCATCAAGAATGATATGGATACTTTAGCTGCCGGGGGCAACATATTTTCCTGGTTCAAGGAAGGTAATTCCACAACTGATAATCCAATTGGCATTTTCGGCATTGTTTGCGGTTATGTTTTTATCTATCTTTTCGGGTTCTGGTTTTCCCTGATTGGTTTAAATATTATAGCGGTGATGTCGTTACTCTATTTTTTAGCTCCTGAAGCCGATAAATACAGGAAAAAGGGCTATGCGCTGATGATAATTATGTTCTTGCTGCAAGTGTTGTTAGTTTCGGGGCAGCAGGAATATTTTCATAGTATTGTGCCCTTATTTGTTTACCGGATTTTAGCAGCTGTTTTTTCAGGAGCAGGCGCTAAGATTATTTTAATCGGCGCTGTAGTTTTAACAGCTGTTATGCTGATTGAATATGAACGGTTAAAGAGATGGATTTTGTCTGCTGTAGAAAACTGGCAGCAGCAGAAAGAGAAAAAGCCCAAAGCAGCCAAACCTACCATCACTGCCAATAATATAAATCCTGCTCCCCAAGAAGCAGAGGAAACAATTCCGGTAATCCAAAATCACAATCGTTCCGTTCCTGTTCCGGAGCCCTTATTTGAAGAGGTTGTAAAGCTTCCTAAAGAGAAGAAACCCAAGCCGTCTTCTAAGGAAGAGGATACGGATAGAGAATATCAGCTTCCAGTCATAGATGAATTTTTGGAAAGCCCAATTAAACTTTCCGAACGCGAACGCAAAGAAATTGAAAATCAAATTATCTCTACCAGCCAAATTTTAAAGAGCAAACTGGCAGAATTTGGAATTGAAGCTGAAGTAAAAAATGTGAATATCGGTCCCATTATTACTCAATATGAACTGGAACCTGCCAAAGGCATCAAAGTAAGCCGTTTTACTTCTCTGGCAGATGATTTGGCACTAGCTATTAAAGCAAAATCAATCAGAGTGCAGGCACCTATTCCGGGACGAGGGTTAATCGGAATTGAAATTCCCAATCTGGCAAGAGATATGATTTATTTGAAAGACCTCCTGCTTTCGGAACAAATGCGGCAGACAACATCCAAATTAGCATTCGGTTTGGGCAAAGATATTGCCGGTAAACCAATTGTAGCTGATTTGGCAAAAATGCCCCATCTTTTAATTGCCGGTGCCACGGGAAGCGGAAAAAGCGTTTGTATCAATACCATTATTATGAGTTTGATTATGCGCACCAAACCTGATGACCTGCGTCTAATTTTAATTGATCCCAAGAGGGTTGAGCTGGCGGGTTACAATGAACTTCCTCATTTGATTGGACAAGTTGTAACCGATGCCGATACTGCCTTGGAAACCTTTATTTGGGCAGTGCGCGAAATGGAAAGGCGTTACGAAATTTTGCAGGAAGCCAAAGTGCGGGATATTATTGGTTACAACGAAAAATGCAGTGAAGAAGAAGGCCTGGAGCCCTTGCCTTTTATCGTTATTATCGTGGATGAATTTGCCGATTTAATTATGACCAGCGGGAAAGATATTGAATTGCCGATCACGCGTTTAGCACAAATGGCAAGAGCGGTGGGTATGCATCTTATTTTAGCTACTCAGCGTCCTTCCATTAAAGTTATCACCGGTATTATTAAAGCAAATTTCCCTGCCCGAATTGCCTTCCAGGTTTCTTCCCGAGTGGATTCCCGCGTTATTTTAGATATGATTGGAGCGGAACGACTTTTAGGCAATGGAGATATGCTGTTTTTACCTCCGGGAAAAGCATTGCCGGAACGCATTCACGGTGCCTTTGTTTCCGATGTGGAAATTGCCAGGGTTTGTAACTTTTTGGCTACTCAGCCCAAGCCCACACAGGATTTTTCGCTAACTATGGAAGAAAATGAAAGCCCCGGTTTCTTTGATTACGATGATGATTTATTTCCCGAAGCAGCAAAAGTAATTGTTACCACCGGAACTGCTTCCGTTTCTATGTTGCAACGGCATTTTAAAATTGGCTATGCCAGAGCGGGACGATTAATTGACCTTTTAGAAAGAGCCCGCATTATCGGACCTCATTTAGGTAGTAAATCCCGCGATGTTTTAGCAACCCGGGAAGATTTAATCCGCATAGGAGTGATAGATGAAGAACGCTAA
- a CDS encoding DUF933 domain-containing protein, with translation MKAAIIGLPKTGKTTIFNALTRSEQSTDKYATPAREANIGVVQVADERIDKLAELYQPKKTIYATIEFHDYPGIFYKDSETSETAMLADIKNAEAFILVLRCFSDEELEGLFPLGTPLEQFQRFQEEMLLYDMIMAEKRLEKIELGYKRGVKTPAVQIEEKALHKIVDCLQNNQPLTAITLNSEEEKAVRGFQFFSAKPMLILLNCNEDNLNTWDETLKSFTNKGYQAQIIAGKFEEELSKLDNEEALMFMADIGISESICDRLAHWTYQLMGYLSFFTVGPDEVRAWTIEKGANAVTAAGKIHSDLARGFIRAECFQYADIITYGSEKALKEKGLFRLEGKDYIVKDGDILSIRFNV, from the coding sequence ATGAAAGCGGCAATAATCGGTCTGCCTAAAACAGGTAAGACAACAATCTTCAATGCCTTAACCCGAAGCGAACAGAGCACTGATAAATATGCTACCCCTGCCCGGGAAGCCAATATCGGCGTTGTCCAAGTTGCCGATGAACGCATTGACAAGCTTGCCGAGCTCTATCAGCCCAAGAAAACTATCTATGCTACTATTGAGTTTCACGATTATCCCGGTATTTTTTATAAAGACAGCGAAACCTCGGAAACAGCTATGCTTGCGGATATAAAAAATGCCGAAGCGTTTATCCTGGTATTACGCTGTTTCAGTGATGAGGAATTGGAAGGTCTTTTCCCCTTGGGAACCCCTTTAGAACAATTTCAGCGCTTTCAGGAAGAAATGTTGCTTTACGATATGATTATGGCAGAAAAGCGATTAGAGAAAATTGAGCTGGGTTATAAAAGAGGAGTTAAAACCCCGGCTGTGCAAATTGAAGAAAAGGCCTTGCACAAAATTGTGGATTGCCTGCAAAATAACCAGCCCTTAACAGCTATTACTTTAAATTCTGAAGAGGAAAAAGCAGTGCGGGGCTTTCAATTTTTCTCTGCCAAGCCAATGTTGATTTTGCTGAACTGCAACGAGGATAATTTAAACACCTGGGATGAAACCCTGAAGTCCTTTACTAACAAGGGTTATCAGGCACAGATAATAGCCGGGAAGTTTGAAGAAGAGCTCAGCAAACTGGACAACGAAGAAGCACTAATGTTTATGGCTGATATAGGTATTAGCGAATCTATTTGTGACCGTTTGGCACACTGGACTTATCAGCTGATGGGTTATCTTAGTTTTTTCACTGTCGGTCCTGATGAAGTTCGTGCCTGGACAATTGAAAAAGGTGCCAATGCTGTAACTGCAGCAGGAAAAATTCACAGTGACCTGGCGCGGGGTTTTATCCGGGCTGAGTGTTTTCAGTATGCAGACATTATTACTTACGGCAGTGAAAAGGCACTTAAAGAGAAAGGGCTTTTCCGTTTGGAAGGAAAGGATTATATTGTTAAGGATGGAGATATTCTTTCCATCCGCTTTAATGTATAG
- a CDS encoding PTS sugar transporter subunit IIA — MAKKFISKAEAAKKLKVSERVIQEMIATNVFESKLIGKNVKIDEDSLNEWLENLNETEEKMLALKRVICHFEEYLRPENIFLDFSAENKYDAIRILSEKAKDLKLVRDARWLYEVVVAREELVSTAIGNGVALLHPRHLHPSKIKTPSILFGRSSEPVDFDAPDNQPVNIFFMLLLHNDKQHLFSLSYISRLMMNKDILQRLTEAKDANEIHQLLTIIPEQA; from the coding sequence ATGGCTAAGAAATTTATCTCTAAAGCCGAAGCTGCCAAGAAGTTAAAGGTTTCTGAACGAGTCATTCAGGAAATGATCGCCACGAATGTTTTTGAAAGTAAACTCATAGGCAAAAATGTTAAAATAGACGAGGATTCCTTAAATGAATGGCTGGAAAATCTTAACGAAACAGAAGAAAAAATGCTTGCTCTGAAAAGAGTTATCTGCCATTTTGAAGAATATCTGCGTCCGGAGAATATTTTTCTGGATTTCAGTGCAGAAAACAAATACGATGCCATCCGTATTTTAAGTGAAAAGGCAAAAGACCTGAAACTTGTGCGTGATGCACGCTGGCTTTATGAAGTTGTAGTAGCTCGTGAAGAATTAGTTTCTACCGCTATCGGCAATGGAGTTGCCCTTTTGCATCCCCGTCATTTGCATCCTTCCAAAATTAAAACACCCAGCATCTTATTCGGCCGTTCATCTGAACCGGTAGATTTTGATGCACCGGATAATCAACCTGTGAATATTTTCTTTATGCTTCTTTTGCATAACGATAAACAGCACCTTTTTTCGCTTTCATATATTTCCCGCTTAATGATGAATAAAGATATTTTGCAACGGCTGACGGAAGCTAAAGATGCTAATGAAATTCACCAGTTGTTAACTATTATTCCCGAGCAAGCTTAA
- a CDS encoding Rid family detoxifying hydrolase: MQSVMTHRAPAAIGPYSQAILMNNILFISGQLGIDPGTSIIPESFEEQANLVFNNIKAILDAAGMGMSNIVKVSVFIKDLDDFELLNDIYTRYLSAPYPAREVVQISRLPKNGKIEISVIAMR, from the coding sequence ATGCAATCAGTTATGACGCATCGTGCCCCGGCTGCGATAGGACCCTATTCGCAAGCCATTCTGATGAACAATATACTGTTCATAAGCGGCCAGTTAGGAATTGATCCTGGCACTTCTATTATCCCGGAAAGTTTTGAGGAGCAGGCAAATTTGGTTTTCAATAATATTAAAGCCATTTTGGATGCTGCAGGAATGGGGATGTCCAATATCGTGAAGGTAAGTGTTTTCATAAAAGACCTGGATGACTTTGAACTTCTGAACGATATTTATACCCGTTATTTAAGTGCTCCCTACCCTGCCAGAGAAGTGGTTCAAATTTCCCGTCTGCCGAAAAACGGTAAAATTGAGATTTCCGTAATTGCGATGAGATAG
- a CDS encoding TaqI family restriction endonuclease, which produces MSDRTIEDFRKYRDFLETIPLDKYREELKDIKWVEQDLPKEILPLASIFKYYWEDRQFLDFEEWFDTFWMEINTNSPSKEVLNQFKKYYFDKDNNGWFKKGFRARMYRTWVSVLTQMDFCYLFQVLSARKGKTLLLECNAALDARGVDAKVGNIGFQVAKISNRKEARSASKKKTLVTIPYAVFNIEEFERKIKSPRVKDKKGYQNSLKAFQKYFIRLKNGFVVFGEAYLLPIIDNIEDITKVKETVDKISLELSGEEA; this is translated from the coding sequence GTGAGTGACAGAACAATTGAAGATTTCAGAAAATATCGGGATTTTCTGGAAACTATTCCCTTGGATAAATATCGCGAAGAATTAAAAGATATTAAATGGGTTGAACAGGATTTGCCTAAGGAGATACTACCTCTGGCATCAATATTCAAATACTACTGGGAAGACAGACAATTTCTGGATTTTGAAGAATGGTTTGATACTTTTTGGATGGAAATTAATACTAATTCTCCAAGTAAAGAAGTACTTAACCAATTTAAAAAATATTACTTTGATAAGGATAATAACGGCTGGTTCAAAAAAGGTTTTAGAGCCAGAATGTATAGAACTTGGGTATCTGTGCTTACCCAAATGGATTTCTGTTATTTATTTCAGGTTCTTTCTGCCAGAAAAGGTAAAACTTTGTTGCTGGAATGCAATGCTGCTTTAGATGCCAGAGGGGTTGACGCTAAAGTTGGAAATATTGGCTTTCAAGTTGCTAAAATTAGTAATAGAAAAGAAGCGCGTAGCGCCAGTAAAAAGAAAACACTGGTTACTATCCCTTATGCAGTATTTAATATTGAAGAATTTGAAAGAAAGATTAAAAGCCCAAGGGTAAAAGATAAAAAGGGTTACCAAAATTCACTTAAAGCATTTCAAAAATATTTTATCCGTCTCAAAAATGGCTTTGTTGTTTTCGGAGAAGCATACCTGCTACCTATAATAGATAACATAGAAGACATCACAAAAGTAAAAGAGACGGTAGATAAAATATCTTTGGAACTATCGGGTGAAGAGGCGTAA
- the gpmA gene encoding 2,3-diphosphoglycerate-dependent phosphoglycerate mutase, whose product MYKIVLLRHGESTWNKENLFTGWTDVDLSEKGIEEAHLAGKRLKEEGFVFDETWTSVLKRAIRTLWIVLDEMDLMYLPVYNDWRLNERHYGALQGLNKAETAVKYGEEQVLLWRRSYDTPPPPLEKSDPRYPGNDRRYANLREDQLPLCESLKDTVKRTMPFWNEIIIPRLAAGRKMIISAHGNSLRAIVKSLSNISDADIVGLNIPTGIPLIYEFDDNLQPVKNYYLADKAELEAAQKAVANQGKAKS is encoded by the coding sequence ATGTATAAAATAGTTTTACTTCGTCATGGCGAAAGCACTTGGAATAAAGAAAATCTGTTTACCGGCTGGACAGATGTTGACCTTTCCGAAAAAGGTATTGAAGAAGCGCATCTTGCCGGAAAACGACTAAAGGAAGAGGGCTTTGTTTTTGATGAAACCTGGACTTCCGTATTAAAAAGAGCAATCAGAACTTTGTGGATTGTTCTGGATGAAATGGATTTGATGTATCTTCCTGTATATAATGACTGGCGGCTGAATGAAAGACACTATGGAGCGTTGCAAGGTTTAAACAAAGCCGAAACAGCTGTTAAATATGGAGAGGAACAAGTTTTACTTTGGCGTAGAAGTTACGACACACCTCCCCCACCCCTGGAAAAAAGCGATCCTCGTTATCCTGGAAACGATCGCCGATACGCTAATTTGAGGGAAGATCAACTTCCGCTATGTGAATCCTTGAAAGATACCGTTAAAAGAACAATGCCCTTTTGGAATGAAATCATCATACCTCGTTTAGCTGCCGGCAGAAAAATGATAATTTCTGCTCATGGCAATAGTTTGCGAGCCATAGTGAAAAGCTTGAGTAATATCAGCGATGCGGATATTGTTGGTCTGAATATTCCTACTGGCATTCCCCTTATTTATGAATTTGATGATAATTTACAACCGGTTAAAAATTATTATCTGGCAGATAAAGCAGAATTGGAAGCTGCCCAAAAGGCAGTTGCCAATCAAGGCAAGGCAAAATCCTAA
- a CDS encoding LptE family protein yields MVKKIIYSLLLLCILSSCYYSVYSNAYPHLRKIRILAFENRTSEYGLGDKLLTYLNREIREDGRLKLVTEDPDCTLEGTIISFSETVYSYDAANQVQDYQVKMVVSVTFTDLINNSVLYQNSGLTVTELYAVAEGGTAKFKTKEEAVEELISKLYKTILQNSIEGW; encoded by the coding sequence ATGGTCAAGAAAATTATTTATTCCTTGCTGCTGTTATGTATCTTAAGCAGCTGTTATTATTCTGTTTATTCAAATGCCTACCCGCATTTGCGTAAAATTAGAATTCTGGCTTTTGAAAATAGAACCAGTGAATATGGTTTGGGGGATAAACTGCTTACCTATTTGAACCGGGAAATTAGAGAAGACGGTCGTTTAAAACTGGTAACAGAAGACCCCGATTGCACCCTGGAAGGCACAATAATCAGTTTTTCGGAAACTGTTTACAGCTACGATGCAGCGAACCAAGTTCAGGACTATCAGGTTAAAATGGTGGTCTCGGTTACTTTTACCGATTTGATAAATAATTCAGTGCTTTACCAAAACAGCGGTTTGACGGTGACAGAATTATATGCCGTTGCCGAAGGCGGCACTGCCAAATTTAAAACAAAAGAGGAAGCAGTTGAAGAACTCATCTCCAAACTCTATAAAACCATCCTCCAAAACAGTATTGAGGGATGGTAA